A portion of the Zymoseptoria tritici IPO323 chromosome 8, whole genome shotgun sequence genome contains these proteins:
- a CDS encoding peptidase M28 (Peptidase M28 (Pfam: PF04389) with predicted signal pepitide), with protein MGFPGSIYESDGIWGDTKIASWPPTQDSLDNRIKPQKANAELQQILADVSENKVDHIITTLANFGTRHTLSTQNSSTRGIGAARDWIYDEMNKYAEYSEGRMGVYLNSYIQPIDGDRITFPVNISNVVAEIKGHTDPNRVYVVTGHYDSRALDILDYEIDAPGADDDASGVAVVMEMARACAKQRPAATMIFAAVAGEEQGLYGSANLAKTLKARNVTVGGNWNNDIVGTGKSQPFAPINDYTIRLFGASAFLPNASTAAQLRTVAQIGGWNDSPAQNLGRYIAEIAAGAAKYVGMQVALIYRADRFLRGGDHQSFLTEGFPAVRFTEAVEDFTHEHQDVRVQDGVQYGDLVEFVDMDYVTRVTKVNLASMWSAANAPAAPQNVTISRRIVNNLSLLRWTASNDSMVAGYELVWRTSGALQWTHSLNVGNAANVTVDLNKDNYQLGVRAYGKDGAKSPAVWPVPSLT; from the exons ATGGGATTTCCCGGTAGCATCTATGAATCCGATGGAATCTGGGGCGACACGAAGATTGCAAGCTGGCCGCCGACCCAGGACAGTCTCGACAATAGGATCAAGCCGCAGAAGGCCAATGCCGAACTGCAGCAAATACTCGCCGACGTCAGTGAGAACAAGGTCGACCATATCATTACGACTCTTGCGAACTTCGGAACGCGGCACACACTATCAACGCAGAACTCTAGCACGCGAGGTATTGGTGCGGCACGAGATTGGATCTACGACGAGATGAACAAGTACGCGGAATATTCGGAAGGCCGAATGGGAGTGTACCTCAACAGCTACATCCAGCCAATCGACGGCGACAGAATCACTTTCCCTGTCAACATCTCCAATGTTGTGGCTGAAATCAAGGGCCACACGGATCCAAACCGCGTATATGTCGTGACCGGCCACTACGATTCTCGCGCGCTCGATATCTTGGACTACGAGATAGACGCACCCGGCGCAGATGATGATGCGAGTGGGGTCGCGGTGGTCATGGAAATGGCTCGAGCGTGCGCGAAGCAAAGACCTGCTGCCACGATGATCTTTGCCGCTGtggccggcgaagaacaaGGCCTCTATGGATCCGCAAACCTCGCCAAAACTCTCAAAGCCCGCAATGTTACGGTTGGAGGCAACTGGaacaacgacatcgtcgGCACTGGTAAATCTCAGCCTTTTGCGCCTATCAATGATTACACCATCCGACTATTCGGAGCTTCAGCTTTCCTACCCAACGCCTCGACTGCCGCCCAGCTACGTACTGTAGCGCAGATTGGTGGATGGAACGATTCGCCAGCACAGAATCTTGGTCGATATATCGCGGAAATCGCAGCAGGAGCAGCGAAGTATGTCGGCATGCAAGTTGCTCTCATCTACCGCGCGGACCGTTTCCTCCGAGGCGGCGACCATCAGTCTTTCTTGACCGAAGGGTTTCCTGCTGTCCGCTTCACAGAAGCTGTTGAAGACTTCACGCACGAGCATCAGGACGTTCGCGTTCAAGACGGTGTACAGTATGGCGACCTCgtcgaattcgtcgataTGGACTATGTTACGCGAGTGACCAAGGTCAACTTGGCCTCGATGTGGAGCGCAGCCAACGCACCGGCTGCGCCGCAGAACGTAACGATCTCGCGGAGG ATTGTGAATAATCTGTCGCTGTTGCGATGGACTGCTAGCAACGACTCCATGGTGGCAGGGTATGAGCTGGTCTGGAGGACGAGTGGAGCTTTGCAGTGGACTCACAGTTTGAACGTGGGCAACGCTGCGAACGTTACGGTCGACTTGAACAAGGACAACTACCAGCTGGGCGTGAGGGCATATGGGAAAGACGGAGCGAAGAGCCCGGCAGTCTGGCCGGTGCCTTCGTTGACTTGA
- the MgOPT7 gene encoding oligopeptide transporter (Oligopeptide transporter superfamily family protein (Pfam: PF03169) with 16 predicted tansmembrane regions.), which yields MMAGMEAERRPSVDSRSKTAHTVSDGVDNTQQDDEILDIMRPFPDLPGQSDEPAQFTIRALIGGTILGAVVSASNMYLCLKTGWTFGASLFGAILGFAILKPASKMLPRCLGGGYFGPRENVAVQSVATGAGSLSILFEGAVPALYRLQLLSRTPKEDFWRLITFTAVCAFYGCFFGIALRKFYIIRLRGIFPTPTATAITIRSLHAAGIAGGALQKAKVLVSTFAAACVFKTGSIYAPGILWDWNISWWIYKTTPWKSVIAAGNWGWYIQLTPAFFGVGMLTGLNVGLSYLAGAIVAWGVIGPATVHTGVTFGVPRKSNPDVISYKSLDLDDPVNKPSARYFLLWPGLMILMCATFTEVAMNAPALWKGLKADDFLLREDHEDDDPAPLYERVPKWMWASGTFITILVTCIVLGLQYNMNVGLSLLSVILGFLFSCIATQSAASADIAPASYCGKASQLVFGGVTTPGSYSLHDKQLVNLVGGMVATGAAAQSTDMVSDLRTGYLLGASHRAQFYGQLCGSFVTVWLSVGLFLLFTGAYPCILDASIDDCSFSTPALGAWVAVAQAITMSSVPIPPISGYLAIAFGVLSIFVVYGRYRLFPKTWLIYVPNLSVFGLAFMVPTTQYALAMAAGAVVGYIWRTKWYSSYARHGYSVPAGLIAGEGIGGLIAALLEITNVGGNAYGSGVGCVLDIYCG from the exons ATGATGGCAGGTATGGAGGCGGAACGAAGACCAAGCGTCGACAGCAGATCGAAGACTGCCCACACAGTCTCTGATGGAGTTGACAATACCCAGCAAGACGATGAGATCCTCGACATCATGCGACCATTTCCGGACCTGCCAGGCCAATCAGATGAACCTGCTCAATTCACTATCCGAGCTCTCATCGGTGGCACGATTCTGGGAGCTGTGGTGTCGGCGTCCAATATGTACCTCTGCTTGAAGACAGGGTGGACATTTGGAGCCAGTCTCTTTG GCGCAATTCTGGGATTTGCCATATTGAAGCCAGCAAGCAAAATGCTTCCAAGGTGTCTGGGAGGAGGTTACTTTGGACCTCGAGAGAACGTAGCCGTTCAATCAGTAGCGACAGGAGCGGGTAGTCTTTCCATACTGTTCGAAGGAGCGGTCCCTGCCCTGTATCGTCTGCAGCTACTTTCGCGCACGCCCAAGGAAGATTTCTGGCGGCTGATCACCTTCACCGCAGTCTGCGCTTTCTACGGATGCTTTTTCGGTATTGCTCTGAGGAAGTTCTACATCATCAGGCTGAGGGGTATCTTTCCGACTCCCACCGCCACTGCTATCACCATTCGCAGTCTACACGCGGCAGGAATTGCAGGCGGCGCATTGCAGAAAGCCAAGGTGCTCGTGTCCACTTTTGCTGCTGCTTGCGTGTTCAAGACGGGAAGCATATACGCCCCAGGCATCCTCTGGGACTGGAACATCTCCTGGTGGATCTACAAGACCACACCATGGAAGAGCGTCATTGCAGCTGGCAATTGGGGTTGGTACATTCAGCTGACTCCGGCCTTCTTCGGCGTCGGCATGCTCACCGGACTGAATGTCGGACTTAGTTATCTAGCCGGAGCCATCGTGGCATGGGGAGTGATTGGGCCGGCCACGGTGCACACAGGGGTCACCTTTGGCGTTCCTCGTAAAAGCAAT CCCGATGTCATCAGCTACAAGTCTCTGGATCTTGACGATCCGGTGAACAAGCCTTCCGCCCGCTACTTTCTTCTCTGGCCAGGACTGATGATATTGATGTGTGCTACGTTCACCGAAGTGGCAATGAACGCTCCAGCACTCTGGAAAGGACTGAA GGCGGATGACTTCTTGCTTCGAGAAGACCATGAAGATGACGACCCTGCGCCATTGTACGAGAGAGTACCTAAGTGGATGTGGGCTTCTGGTACATTTATCACCATCCTTGTGACTTGCATTGTGCTGGGGTTGCAGTATAACATG AATGTCGGCCTCTCTCTTCTATCTGTGATTCTTGGGTTCCTCTTCTCTTGTATCGCGACACAATCAGCGGCCTCAGCAGACATTGCACCAGCATCATACTGCGGCAAGGCCTCGCAGCTAGTCTTCGGCGGAGTAACCACACCTGGCTCCTATTCGCTTCACGACAAACAGCTCGTGAATCTCGTTGGCGGAATGGTAGCGACAGGCGCCGCAGCTCAGTCCACTGACATGGTCTCGGACTTGCGCACTGGGTATCTCCTGGGAGCGTCACATCGAGCTCAATTTTACGGCCAGCTCTGTGGCAGCTTCGTTACAGTCTGGCTGAGCGTGGGCTTGTTCCTGCTGTTCACCGGTGCATATCCTTGCATTCTCGACGCTTCGATTGATGACTGCTCGTTCAGCACACCGGCACTTGGAGCTTGGGTTGCGGTTGCCCAAGCCATCACGATGTCCAGTGTACCAATCCCGCCCATCAG CGGCTATCTCGCCATCGCCTTTGGAGTCTTATCAATATTCGTCGTGTACGGTCGCTACCGCCTATTTCCCAAGACCTGGTTGATCTACGTCCCCAATCTCTCTGTCTTTGGCCTG GCATTCATGGTGCCGACCACACAATATGCTCTCGCCATGGCGGCTGGAGCAGTAGTCGGGTACATCTGGCGAACCAAGTGGTATAGCTCATATGCTCGACATGGTTACAGTGTTCCGGCCGGATTGATCGCCGGCGAAGGTATCGGTGGACTGATAGCAGCGCTTCTAGAGATCACTAACGTGGGCGGAAATGCGTATGGGAGCGGTGTCGGGTGCGTGCTCGATATTTACTGCGGGTAG